The following are from one region of the Penaeus chinensis breed Huanghai No. 1 chromosome 5, ASM1920278v2, whole genome shotgun sequence genome:
- the LOC125025478 gene encoding endocuticle structural glycoprotein ABD-4-like, translating to MKFIIIACVAVVAFAAPQYSSSEEAEFIPILKDDRVQEEDGTYSFDFETGNGIRVSQAGSPDGDEDAVIKAGEYSYTAPDGTEIRLRFVADDNGFQPEGDHLPVAPEFPHPIPQFVLDQIAFAAEEDAARADSDEN from the exons ATGAAGTTT ATCATCATTGCCTGTGTTGCCGTCGTGGCCTTTGCCGCTCCTCAATACAGCTCAAGTGAAGAGGCTGAGTTTATCCCAATCCTTAAGGACGACCGCGTCCAAGAGGAAGACGGAACATACAGCTTCGACTTCGAAACTGGCAATGGCATCCGCGTGTCCCAGGCTGGATCCCCTGACGGAGATGAGGACGCAGTGATCAAGGCCGGAGAATACTC TTACACCGCTCCTGACGGCACTGAAATCCGTCTCCGCTTCGTTGCTGACGACAACGGTTTCCAGCCCGAGGGCGACCACCTGCCCGTGgctcccgagttcccccacccgatccctcagttcgtcctggACCAAatcgccttcgccgccgaggaggacgccGCCCGCGCCGATTCCGATGAAAATTAA
- the LOC125025479 gene encoding endocuticle structural glycoprotein ABD-4-like → MGGTYRSTVNGQKGNWSMYIKLSQQVILACFAAVAFAAPQYSSSEEAEFVPILKDDRVQEEDGTYSFDFETGNGIRVSQAGSPDGDEDAVIKAGEYSYTAPDGTEIHLRFVADDNGFQPEGDHLPVAPEFPHPIPQFVLDQIAKAAEEDAARADSDEN, encoded by the exons ATGGGTGGGACTTATAGGAGTACCGTCAATGGTCAAAAGGGGAACTGGTCCATGTATATAAAGCTCAGTCAACAG GTAATCCTTGCCTGTTTTGCTGCCGTGGCCTTCGCCGCCCCCCAGTACAGCTCCAGTGAGGAGGCTGAGTTTGTGCCTATCCTTAAGGACGACCGAGTCCAAGAGGAAGACGGAACATACAGCTTCGACTTCGAAACTGGCAATGGCATCCGCGTGTCCCAGGCTGGATCCCCCGACGGTGATGAGGACGCAGTAATCAAGGCCGGAGAATACTC CTACACCGCTCCTGACGGCACTGAAATCCATCTCCGCTTCGTGGCTGACGACAACGGCTTCCAGCCCGAGGGTGACCATCTGCCCGTGgctcccgagttcccccacccgatcccccAGTTCGTTCTCGACCAAATCGCTAAAGCCGCCGAAGAGGACGCCGCCCGCGCCGATTCCGATGAAAATTAA
- the LOC125025480 gene encoding larval cuticle protein LCP-17-like has protein sequence MGTCARIYRPVNWFATSVRSTSDQHEYFQIIIACVAVVAFAAPQYSSSEEAEFIPILKDDRVQEEDGTYSFDFETGNGIRVSQAGSPDGDEDAVIKAGEYSYTAPDGTEIRLRFVADDNGFQPEGDHLPVAPEFPHPIPQFVLDQIAFAAEEDAARADSDEKYGEIAQECGLRSEWEVKPYAKERSRLQNMGGTYRSTYIQLYNSVSPTRRNEKSVRWINFY, from the exons ATGGGAACTTGTGCACGTATATATAGGCCAGTCAACTGGTTCGCTACATCAGTTCGATCTACATCCGACCAACATGAA tattttcagaTCATCATTGCCTGTGTTGCCGTCGTGGCCTTTGCCGCTCCTCAATACAGCTCAAGTGAAGAGGCTGAGTTTATCCCAATCCTTAAGGACGACCGCGTCCAAGAGGAAGACGGAACATACAGCTTCGACTTCGAAACTGGCAATGGCATCCGCGTGTCCCAGGCTGGATCCCCTGACGGAGATGAGGACGCAGTGATCAAGGCCGGAGAATACTC TTACACCGCTCCCGACGGCACTGAAATCCGTCTCCGTTTCGTTGCTGACGACAACGGCTTCCAGCCCGAGGGCGACCACCTGCCCGTGGCTCCCGAattcccccacccaatccctcAGTTCGTTCTCGACCAAatcgccttcgccgccgaggaggacgccGCCCGCGCCGATTCCGATGAAAA GTATGGGGAAATTGCTCAAGAATGTGGCTTAAGAAGTGAATGGGAGGTAAAGCCCTATGCGAAGGAAAGGTCAAGGTTGCAGAATATGGGTGGGACCTATAGGAGCACTTACATTCAACTGTATAACAGCGTAAGTCCTACGAGACGGAATGAAAAAAGTGTTCGCTGGATAAACTTCTACTAA